The Scatophagus argus isolate fScaArg1 chromosome 4, fScaArg1.pri, whole genome shotgun sequence DNA window TGGTCTGAAAGAGCACAATGTGCTGCATGTTACTGAAGATGACCAAATGTTACTCTTTACAATCATCTGTAAATAACACTGTCGCTACACCTGCACACCATAATTGCCAGTAACCATCTGAGGATATAACATTAATATTCAGTGCCAGTATATGGTATATAACAATTGGAACACATTGCATTcaccagtgaaaacaaatgccAATACGCCCAATGCTGTATCAGATAAATATGAGATAAAGATTTTGTAAAAAGATGTGATCATTCGTCACCATTTTGAGATTCGTCCTGATTAAGGCACAGTCAATTTCACAACACCATCAGATTATAAGATTTTGTCAACTGTCTTTTATCGTACTGCTTATAGCTACCGCTTTAATATTTCTGGGTGTGTAAGGCTTTTGTGTATTACAAATCAGTGAGTAGGACTGGTTTAGAGTTGTGTTAGACATTTACATGATTTTCACATCATTGTCAAGTAACTTCTATCGAAAATCTAGGTTTTTGTTATGTCACTTTCATGATATGAAATTACACTCACCATGATTGAGATTGATATTTTATTGTTGATTAATCATTTTCGATTATTCATTTATCTTATATAATTGTGATAAATTAAAAGCTCCTAAAGCCCAAAGTGACAACTTTTGATTTCCTGGTTAAATGACTGATCATTTGCTGTAACTATTTGTTAAAGCTATGGTTTTTATCCATATAGTCCACACCCGACCTGATTTGATTAACTCCTTCGTCTGAGTCGATAAAAGATATTGCTATCGGTGACTGTTACAACGCTGTAtgacacaacagaaacacttaTATGATTTATTATTTGAATTTCAAAGAAAATTGCATTCATTCTCTTTAATCAGGGTACAGTTTTCCTCACAGTGCAATCTGTTGTCACTTCCTCGGAGGTTTGTGAATGTTCCTTGCAGTTTCAGGGTTAACTCGGTGGGACACAATGTCCTGTTATTATTTGATGATGGGGACGGACATTCGTGCAACAGTAGGTTAGCCCGCAGCGGAGGATGTCAATGGGGACAGCTGCGAACAAAGCGAGCCAGACCCGGGTTGTTCGTGGAGAGACTACTGTTGACAGACAAGCTGTCTAATCATAGTGCTCTTACCTAAATTTGCCTTCACTTCATTCTGTTAGGATGTGTCGAGCATATCAAGtataatttaaacatttcaatgTAAACATTTGCTATGCCACAGAAAGAGATGGTTGCGTGAGGTTACAAACAAAGTGCATTTCACTTACTAACATCCCAGTATTAAAATGGGATGGGCGAGGTTTCTTAAATTAGCGACAGGAAAAGCCTTACCTTAAGCGATGAGGgtctggatgtttttcttttccactttatttattcagttgcTGTTTCCAGTGTCGGCGTTTCCTTTTGAGCTTTGTTGTACTTCAAACGTCCCGAGTTTGGAAACTGATCAGTATCTTTTGTTGTAAGGCAGCACAAGTGATGAGAGTCGCACTGAAGCGCAAGATGAGGGCGGCGTTTCACTAACCATATTTTCCAACATCCTCATCCATGGGATGATGTCAGCTTCATGCGGAAAATCACCACACGCAAATTAACAGCCCAGTGAAAAGCTTGTGGGCTACGTTTAATGAATGGTACCAGTGGTCGACATTAAGTAGGCTCATTTGTACTTTAATTAAttacaatgaaaacagttaTTATAATATACACTTATAGTGGGACGACACAATGTGCTCAGGCAATTACACATCTCAAATCAGCATTTGCAAATGAAATCACAATCAATCATAATCTTAACAAATAACCATTAATTTTGCTACCCGTTTAAATACTTGGTGTGCCATGTGTGGTTTGTCCGGGTGGTGTTGCCGTATCCAGCAGAAGCTGGTGCTGGATTGTTGTGGGTATTTACAAACAACTGAAGTTACCTCTATTTCGTTATTTTCACGTGCATTAAAGGTGGGGAACAATGACACTCCAAGGTTGAATAGAATTTAATCTAgattatatggacaaaagttaTATTTTATTAGCCTACACCAACAGTGACTTTGATAACATTGCACTTTAATAAACATTAACATGGAGTTATTCCTCCCTTTGCAGCTAAAACGGCTACCAAaaatttgcagtgtttctgagggaatttttgcccattcatgcatttgtgaggtcagacactgatgttggatgaaaaggtctggctcgcaatctcctttccagttcatcccaaaggtgtttaatgaggttgaggtcagggttctgtgtgggcctgtcaagttcttccacaccaaacttccccaaactgttgtcacacaTTTGGAAGCAtattatccaaaatgtcttgctatgctgaagcatttcccttcagtggaaatGAGGTTCCTAGCACAACccctgaaaataaacaatgtcATTCTGATACCTGCTATCGCAGTGGATGTGGTAACCCATGACTCTAACAGTGTCATGAAAAACCATCagataataaagtaaatattcCCAAGAACTCAGTTCTTCAAGGGTCAAAAGTTTTAAATTTAACTAAACCTAAGATGCATTTTCACAATATCAACCAGATACTTTTGGGGTTTCTGTATTAtggcttttatgtttttattttatgttatttaacCCATTCAGATCATTGATATCTAGTGTTGTAATCCAGatgacaaaaactaaaattctTGCATTACAGCATTACTGAATATTTAAATCTGTACTTGGTCCTAAACAAATTAGTTTATGTATACATATTATTGTTCCATATAAGCAATGATCCTCAGAAAAATTATTACTGTGTTTCAATCAAAGGTATAATTTCTAGCCACTTGCTGTGAAAACTTAAAAGCTCTCATGCTCATTGacagcactgtgtttttgtgggatGAACAGAAAGTGCAAAAAGTTTTAATAACAGCTGAACTCTGGGAGAAGAAATTAGCAGATTGTGGGTGATTTTACGGTGCTTTTAAGAGCCAAACAGAGAGCACAGTTCACTGACACACTCTTCAATACAGATGGCACCACCTGTTGGCCATTGAAAGTTCTGCCCTTGAAACCATAACCTGATATATTTAAAGTGACTTCCTTACAGTAATAATGCtagatttaaatgtttgaaaaaaaggagaacaaCTTTTAGTGGTTtctttatttcaatatttttttcaagtcACCCTAACACTCATTTTCCATATTCCTGATTATGTACAAGAGCATTTTAATGCAGTCGCTCATCAGGAAGGAGCCAATTTAGATATCATATGTTTTTTAGGCACAATGTAACTGGtgccaaagagaaaaataagctttgagctaaatgctaatgccaGCATTTTAACATGCTCACATTTCTTATATGTTCAATAGGTTAGCATGCAAAAATGTGCTAATTTACTGTGGTTGAAAAGAATGTAATTAGTTTAGCAAGACTTCTTTCATAAACCAAAGTGATGATGGCACTATATGGCACTAGTCACCAGTTATTGAGTTATTTTTGATTGGCAATCCCAAAACTAGGGGATTAAGTTATTCAGTACCCAAAATGTCAATatatcattctctctctctggggaactcaaatatttacaaaaaaacatacaaatacaaagttCCATGCCAATCCTTGCAGTAGTTGTTCAGATAAATTCAGGTCGGATCATCTGACAAATTTATATCACAGATCTTTGTGGGGTGTCAACGCAACAGCATTAGCATGTCGCTGTTCAGTAGCATCAGTATAGTACCGGTAACCATAGCTAAAAGACCTTGCAAGTCCATTTCCAGTCCTTGTACCCCAGCAATGGGGTTGGTCTCCGTCTTTTTCTTCAAATACCTTTCAGAGTAAACCATGTACAACTCTACACATCTCCTGACCTTCATCTGTTTAATCAGTGCTGGGTAGCCAATCTCCACAATGCTGACTGTGTcaccatcatcagcagcagcagtttttctgAGAATCTGTACAGTTGTAGGCACAGGACTGGCTTCAGACTTGGTCAGAGGGCGGggagctgaaggagaagaggTTGAGGAGttgtctgctgcagtgctgttgctTGTAGTTGTGTTGGTGCCAGTGCCAGTGTTTGGTGCAGTGGTAGTTGTGGTGGTTATGGAAGTAGCTGTTGTGGTTGTCGTTGTCATTGTGGCAGTGGCAGCTGGTTTGTTATTTCGCTGTCGATTCTCTGCAGGTAGAAGGTCATTTCTCTTCATGCAAGAGTCCATGAAACTCTCATAGGTTTCAGGGGGTTTGCTAAAGCTGTAGTCTCTGCTGTAGTCATTGGTATCGGTAGACTTGATACCATATTTCTTGTACATGTAGTGGTTGTAGTAATACTCCTCCTGGGGGCTGTGGAAGTGGAAGTGCGGATGAGGAAACCTTCCTAATCCATAGCCCAGGGCCATTCCAACCATAGCCCCTCCACCTGCTGCCACCACCGCACTGCGCCCAAACCCTCTGGATTTTTCAGAAGGAAATATGCCCATTGACTGGACTGAGCGGGAAAAGGGAGAGCCACCCCCAACAACATGACCCCCATATCCAAAGCTGCCACCGTAGTGAGGACTCAAGATTCTGTTGTTTGGGTTGTAGTTGATGTATCCACCTGGATAACCACCATAACTCCCAAAGCCACCTTGACTCCCATAACTCCCATAACCACCATGGCCTCCTCCATAAGGGTAGCCCGGGCCAGCTTGATAGCCCCCGGCTGGGTATGCTGGCTGTTGGGGGAAGCCTCTTTGATTAGGGTAGCCCCCTGGCTGCTGGGGGTAACCTCCTTGGTTCGGGTAGCCCCCTGGCCGCTGGGGGTAACCTCCTTGGTTCGGGTATCCCCCTGGGTGCTGGGGTAAGCCTCCTTGGTTCGGGTATCCCCCTGACTGCTGGGGTAAGCCTCCTTGGTTTGGGTAGCCCCCTGGCTGCTGGGGGTGACCTACTTGGTTCGGGTATCCCCCTGGGTGCTGGGGTAAGCCTCCTTGGTTTGGGTATCCCCCTGACTGCTGGGGTAAGCCTCCTTGGTTCGGGTAGCCCCCTGGCTGCTGGGGGTGACCTACTTGGTTCGGATAGCCCCCTGGTTGCTGGGGAAAGCCTCCTTGGTTCGGGTAGCCCCCTGGCTGCTGGGAGTGACCTCCTTGGTTCGGGTAGCCCCCTGGGTGCTGGGGTAAGCCTCCTTGGTTTGGGTATCCCCCTGACTGCTGGGGAAAGCCTCCTTGGTTCGGGTAGCCCCCTGGCTGCTGGGGGTGACCTACTTGGTTCGGATAGCCCCCTGGTTGCTGGGGAAAGCCTCCTTGGTTCGGGTAGCCCCCTGGCTGCTGGGAGTGACCTCCTTGGTTCGGGTAGCCCCCTGGTCTGCCTGGTTGCTGGGGGTAATCTAATTGATTGAATTGTTTGGGTTGTTTAGACTCTTTGGGGGTCTTCTTgaagagatttattttctttataaacCCTCCTCCTTTCTTGGccagtgaaaaatgaatatgaacCGAACTAaggaaaagacacaacaaagcTATTACAGCCAGCTTCATCTTTGCACTGTAGAGAGAAGCCAGGGGAAGGCGTGTGAAGAGAACAAGAGGTAGAGAAAATATAGGGTGAAAAGGGTTAAAAAGTCTTGTGTCCTTCTAAAGAACGGTATTTCTGGAAACAGTCAAATTCACACATTTCCACTGAACAGCTCAACAGACACACGCAGCTTTTAAGTACAAGAGagtaaaggggggggggggtagccTACATTAGGCTGCATTATGCTTAACATACATTCATGACATGTTTTTGCACCACACAGCCTTGCCCACATACGATCTAAACATGAGACTGTGGGTCCAATATAGCCGCATGTCAGGCTTAAAATAGCACAGATGTCAGACTTCAAGGTTACTGCGTGTGGCCAAATCTTCCTCTTTCATGGCTCTATACCTTTCTTTCCATACCGTAACCTTTCTCAGCACTcatcacatcaaatcaaatctgctTTGTTCTCTAGAAAGTAACCAATAAATATCCCTGACAAGACAGGCACACTGCACTGAATAACAGGACAGTAACAAGATGTGAAAACGTCTATTTCCCATAAGGCTCATGCTATAGAAAGTAATTACGAGACAAATCTATCCATGCACccttttttgtaaatgtaatattaacTTTTAAAAGCGTAGCATTCATAAACACATGGATATAGGCTGTTGCTGACCTCGTAACTTCAGTGTCCACAACACCTCCGTTTAACGTTAGATCACGTGTGTGCCCTAACTTCTCGAGCCTCCTGCCCTCCCCTTCTGAATACATAATATTTTTAACCAAACACTCACCCCTCCCGATAAGAGTTCACTTACGATTGGAATCATTTCGTAGGTTCTAATGAAATAGCTTATGACCTGTATAGTAAATCAAATGTTGTCTGAAAGATGGATACACTGTATTATTCTTCTCAAATAATGAGAATGCTTCCTCCACTGCCATTTTCTTTTATGCAAAATCAGGATAGGTGGCTATTAGTAGTGATTTAGAAAAGTATACTGATTTTTTTAGTGGAATGGAGCAAACTAAATGTACTTACTTTCTGCTTACACTAAACAAATTGTTTCAACAAAATTCCGTCAGTTGAAATCGGAACTAAAAGATCCCGCACATCCTCTGTCGGAACTTAATAGCGTGACATCCAGCGGAAGTAAACAATACAGGTGCTAGTAGCTTTAGCTGCAAAAATGCATTGAAATAGCTGGAAGACGACATTGTATCCGTAGTCCAGCTAATTGTTCCGTCGTAATTAAGCAACGATGTCTTCAGTTGAATATTTGAGAGAGTTTGTGAACGAGCGActaactgttgctgctgaagaaatattcagatttttaaaaagcactATCGTCGAGTACGAGGAAGAGATTGAACGTCAGCGCAGACTCCTGGATAACGTTTGGAAAGCTGAGATGAATTTAGACAAGACAGGTGTGTGAAATTTTTCACCatattaataaagtttaaaaaggTCAGCTTCTTATACTCAAAATGTCTAAGGTCAGCTTTACTGTGACATCGTAATcctctgcaaaaacacttttctgtctgttatttaaCAGCATAagtcaggaacagaaggggTGATTGTGACTATACTTTCACATTTAGTCAGATAGTGAACTGGTGACACTTGTCTTGGCTGTCCACCTCGAAACTGTGCTGAGTGTaaagatcttctgtgctgctggcttgaagatgtgtgtgaggcATCATAAAGATGTTGTGGCTTCTTTGCAacattgtagtccaccacagtCTCTTTGCGT harbors:
- the prnpb gene encoding prion protein b, encoding MKLAVIALLCLFLSSVHIHFSLAKKGGGFIKKINLFKKTPKESKQPKQFNQLDYPQQPGRPGGYPNQGGHSQQPGGYPNQGGFPQQPGGYPNQVGHPQQPGGYPNQGGFPQQSGGYPNQGGLPQHPGGYPNQGGHSQQPGGYPNQGGFPQQPGGYPNQVGHPQQPGGYPNQGGLPQQSGGYPNQGGLPQHPGGYPNQVGHPQQPGGYPNQGGLPQQSGGYPNQGGLPQHPGGYPNQGGYPQRPGGYPNQGGYPQQPGGYPNQRGFPQQPAYPAGGYQAGPGYPYGGGHGGYGSYGSQGGFGSYGGYPGGYINYNPNNRILSPHYGGSFGYGGHVVGGGSPFSRSVQSMGIFPSEKSRGFGRSAVVAAGGGAMVGMALGYGLGRFPHPHFHFHSPQEEYYYNHYMYKKYGIKSTDTNDYSRDYSFSKPPETYESFMDSCMKRNDLLPAENRQRNNKPAATATMTTTTTTATSITTTTTTAPNTGTGTNTTTSNSTAADNSSTSSPSAPRPLTKSEASPVPTTVQILRKTAAADDGDTVSIVEIGYPALIKQMKVRRCVELYMVYSERYLKKKTETNPIAGVQGLEMDLQGLLAMVTGTILMLLNSDMLMLLR